The Aphidius gifuensis isolate YNYX2018 linkage group LG2, ASM1490517v1, whole genome shotgun sequence DNA window tgtttacaaTTTTCTTTCCACATGgggctttatttttttgtatcaatttacgaatctgaaaaaatatttaaaaatataaaacaaatatcacaaaatattagtatgacaaatttaaaaaaaatattactttttttggtGGATGCATTAAACTGTCATCACTGTCATATGAATtttcagcagtccaattcacagggcattacaatttagggcttttttcctccactgacggcgcttgtgaagcttttgtatataaaatctatataaaaaaaattttacaagcgccatcagcggcaaaaaatagccctaaattgtaaaaaatttgccctgtgaattggactgctggtgaaggtggtggtggtgctaATTCTTTAACGATCTCCATTAGTTTTCTTGATTTTTGAGCATTGAAATTAGCTAAAGGATACATTGctgaaatattgttaaaaagaaaattattaaatattttgtggtGCATCAACTGACGAAAATATTTCAGATAAAAGATATCATAAACTTACGAGTATCTATGAGAATAGTATACAAAATATCAACCCTTGGATCAATGATCAATTTACCGTCTATCATAGGAACAACCGAGACAGTATCATCACCATCTTCTTCTTGATAAGAAAGACCAGTTGCATttgaaattacatttttaagaTCACTTAATTTTAGAGTGTTCTTTGAAGTTAATGtcaatttgtatttgttgCGACCACAAGTTGCCTTAATCGtttttaactaaaaacaaCAGGTGATTAGTAATGAACAAATGATTGTTTATAGcaatactatttaaaaaaatatttactactTACAGTGTCACTCATTTTTTGATAGTATTGTGTAGAATTGTCTACTTAAAATGATACGaatgttgaaattatttaagattttacattaaacataaaCATAACCTTGACAGCGTATCTCAACAATATCGCAGAcacatacatttattattataattgacgTCAACAgtggattattaatttatattatagatatataaatattgttaataatataataatattattaattaaaacaaaagaatttaataaacaattatcacGCGCAAATTGCAATACATGAATCCATGAATCATTATTGttctgatttatttattattaataataacaatattca harbors:
- the LOC122849238 gene encoding uncharacterized protein LOC122849238 isoform X1 — protein: MSDTLKTIKATCGRNKYKLTLTSKNTLKLSDLKNVISNATGLSYQEEDGDDTVSVVPMIDGKLIIDPRVDILYTILIDTPMYPLANFNAQKSRKLMEIVKELAPPPPSPAAENSYDSDDSLMHPPKKIRKLIQKNKAPCGKKIVNKYITIRWIHYFFGSKNYG
- the LOC122849238 gene encoding uncharacterized protein LOC122849238 isoform X2 translates to MSDTLKTIKATCGRNKYKLTLTSKNTLKLSDLKNVISNATGLSYQEEDGDDTVSVVPMIDGKLIIDPRVDILYTILIDTPMYPLANFNAQKSRKLMEIVKELAPPPPSPENSYDSDDSLMHPPKKIRKLIQKNKAPCGKKIVNKYITIRWIHYFFGSKNYG